The Lactuca sativa cultivar Salinas chromosome 2, Lsat_Salinas_v11, whole genome shotgun sequence genome includes a window with the following:
- the LOC111905497 gene encoding nicotinate N-methyltransferase 1 → MYHVTNIHTPKRLNCPLHSLMVISTDTSNQAENTKMETPDAETPPPTSNAARLAIMELANMISVPMSLNAVVRLNVADAIWQNGSNKPLSAAEIIPLILPSGAGDPENLQRILRMLTSYGVFNEHIISGDILQRRYSLTEIGKTLVTDENGLSYGAYVLQHHQEELMKAWGVVHEAVVDSSTEPFVKANGGETAYGLYGKKPEMNDLMLKAMSGVTVPFMKVVLEGYDGFNGVERLVDVGGSAGDCLRMILQKHSHIKEGVNFDLPEVVAKAPKIDGVSHVGGDMFDSIPNGDAIFMKWILTTWTDDEVKAIMTNCFKAIPIGGKLIACEPVLPDETNDSHRTRALLEGDIFVMTIYRAKGKHRTEEEYCQLGKSAGFKSFRAVYIDHFYTLLEFGK, encoded by the exons ATGTATCATGTGACCAACATACATACGCCCAAAAGACTAAACTGCCCACTCCACTCCCTAATGGTAATATCTACGGATACATCAAACCAAGCCGAAAACACGAAAATGGAAACCCCTGATGCAGAAACACCGCCGCCCACCAGCAACGCCGCTAGGCTGGCAATCATGGAGCTAGCAAACATGATCAGCGTCCCTATGTCGCTCAACGCGGTGGTTCGCCTGAACGTCGCTGACGCCATATGGCAAAACGGCTCAAACAAACCCCTATCCGCCGCAGAGATTATCCCTCTTATTCTACCTTCCGGCGCCGGAGATCCCGAAAACCTGCAGCGTATCCTCCGCATGCTCACTAGCTATGGTGTTTTTAACGAACACATCATCTCCGGTGATATCTTACAACGAAG ATACTCATTGACGGAGATAGGGAAGACGCTAgtgacagatgaaaacggactgTCGTATGGGGCCTACGTTCTGCAACACCACCAGGAGGAGCTGATGAAGGCGTGGGGGGTGGTGCATGAGGCGGTGGTGGATTCGTCGACGGAGCCTTTCGTGAAGGCGAACGGCGGTGAGACGGCGTATGGCCTCTACGGGAAGAAACCGGAGATGAATGATCTGATGTTGAAGGCAATGTCGGGAGTCACAGTGCCGTTTATGAAGGTAGTTCTTGAAGGGTACGACGGCTTTAATGGTGTTGAACGGTTGGTGGATGTGGGTGGCAGCGCCGGCGATTGCTTGAGGATGATTTTGCAGAAACATTCGCATATTAAAGAAGGTGTTAACTTCGATTTGCCTGAAGTTGTTGCAAAAGCTCCTAAAATTGACG GAGTGAGTCATGTTGGTGGTGATATGTTTGATTCAATTCCAAATGGTGATGCAATCTTTATGAag TGGATTCTAACGACATGGACAGACGATGAAGTGAAAGCTATCATGACTAACTGTTTTAAAGCAATCCCAATTGGAGGAAAGTTGATTGCTTGTGAACCAGTGTTACCTGATGAGACCAACGACAGTCATCGCACACGAGCCTTGCTTGAAGGTGACATCTTTGTCATGACAATTTATCGTGCCAAGGGTAAACATCGGACTGAAGAGGAGTATTGTCAGCTTGGCAAATCAGCTGGGTTCAAAAGTTTTCGAGCTGTTTATATCGATCATTTCTATACGCTTCTTGAATTTGGAAAATGA